The region CATAAATCCAACGTTTGAAAATATTATCAAAAAGAGATATACTCCCTTTTGCATACCTTGTATCTTCAGCAGCTTTACAAATATAACACCAACTATAATCATAAATGTATAAACTATTACTCCAATTATAAGCAGTTTTATACTGTTACTTAACATATCTTGTGAAAATTTATAGTTCATTGATGTTATTATAAGTGCTGGTAAAGTCACATATATTATAAGAGTAGATAGGCCTTTTCCTAATTCATCTGTCATAATGTTTATTTTCTTAAGTATAAAGCCTAATATTAGTAGAATGAATAGAACTAGTACTTGGTTTAAAACTAGTATAAAGTCCATTGAATTCCTCCTTGATAGCTATTTGTTTATCGCACAATGAATTGTGCTCTACTTTGTTGAACGTATAAAAATAGGGAAGGCTCTCCTTCCCTACTATATTATCATATTTTATTAAACCGGTATATGGAGAAATTATTATCTCCTCTTCAACTGCTCATATAATATTTTTGCTAAACCAATTCCCTGTCCTTTTTCACTTACTGATTTAGCTATTTCTTGGTCATACATATCTTCAAATAATTCTCTTGCTGCAGTCTTTTCTACAAGTCCTCCGTCTGGAATAGTTGAACGCATTTGTTTTAAAAGCATATGAGTAAATAAGGACTCAAATTCTTTACAGACTTTCATAAGTTCTTTATTGTCATGTTTTGTATATGCCTTATCTATTTTTCTTTTTAAATTTGATGTATTCGATTGAGATTTTTGTATATTAGCTTGATTTATTATGTTGTTTATGTTTAACATAGGATCACCTATCTTCTAAGGTTGTTTGCCATTTGGAGCATTTCGTCTAATGTTTGGATTGATTTTGAATTAATCTCGTATGCTCTTTGAGCTGTAATCATCTTTACCATTTCTTCAACTACCTGTACATTTGATGTTTCAAGATATCCTTGTACAATTCTACTGTCCATTTCTTCTGCATCTACTGAAATTTCTTCACCGGATGCACTTGTAGCACTGTATAAGTTCTGTCCTTCACTTATAAGCCCCTCTGGATTCATAAATTTAACAAATTTTAGTCTTCCTAAATCTACAGTTTGACCTTGCTCATCCTTTGCAGTTATATATCCTAGCTCATCTATAGTTATATCAGACAAATTGTTATCTATAACTATTTCTTCATCATCTTCATTTAGAACAAAATACCCTTCTGATGTAGTCAGTTTTCCCTCGTCTTCGTTAATACTAAGCTTGAAGCTTCCGTCTCTTGTATACTTTATTTGGCCATTTGGTGTTAACACTGCAAAAAAACCATCTCCATCTATTGCTAAATCTAACGGGTTTTGCGTTTCTATTAAGCTTCCCATTTTGAAATCTCTTGTTGTAGCTGTCGGCATAACACCATGTCCTACTTCTAAATTTACAGGTCTTCCTTTATCATCTTTTAGATTTGTTCTTTTTAGTGTTTCATAAAAAAGGTCTTTAAATTCAACTCTTTGACCCTTATATGAAGTTGTATTTACATTAGCTAGGTTGTTTGAGATTGTATCGATATTTAGCTGCTGTGCCTTCATTCCTGTAGCTGCTGTCCATAAAGAACGTATCATTTTTATTTACTCCTTTCGTTTATATTCTCGCTATGTCGTTTACAACTTTACCTAATAGCTCGTCCTGTATTTTTAGTATTCTTTGGCTCGCTTCGTAGTTTCTTAGCACACTTATCATATCTACCATTTCTTTTATGCTTTCAACATTTGAGCCTTCT is a window of Caloranaerobacter ferrireducens DNA encoding:
- the flgG gene encoding flagellar basal-body rod protein FlgG; this encodes MIRSLWTAATGMKAQQLNIDTISNNLANVNTTSYKGQRVEFKDLFYETLKRTNLKDDKGRPVNLEVGHGVMPTATTRDFKMGSLIETQNPLDLAIDGDGFFAVLTPNGQIKYTRDGSFKLSINEDEGKLTTSEGYFVLNEDDEEIVIDNNLSDITIDELGYITAKDEQGQTVDLGRLKFVKFMNPEGLISEGQNLYSATSASGEEISVDAEEMDSRIVQGYLETSNVQVVEEMVKMITAQRAYEINSKSIQTLDEMLQMANNLRR
- a CDS encoding rod-binding protein translates to MLNINNIINQANIQKSQSNTSNLKRKIDKAYTKHDNKELMKVCKEFESLFTHMLLKQMRSTIPDGGLVEKTAARELFEDMYDQEIAKSVSEKGQGIGLAKILYEQLKRR